A single region of the Methylocystis echinoides genome encodes:
- the rpsJ gene encoding 30S ribosomal protein S10 — protein sequence MNGQNIRIRLKAFDHRILDTSTKEIVSTAKRTGAQVRGPIPLPTKIEKFTVNRSPHIDKKSREQFEIRTHKRVLDIVDPTPQTVDALMKLDLAAGVDVEIKL from the coding sequence ATGAACGGTCAAAACATCCGGATTCGCTTGAAAGCGTTCGATCACCGGATTCTCGACACGTCGACGAAGGAAATCGTCTCCACGGCCAAGCGCACTGGCGCCCAGGTCCGCGGCCCGATCCCTCTGCCGACAAAAATCGAGAAGTTCACGGTGAACCGCTCGCCTCACATCGACAAGAAGTCGCGCGAGCAGTTCGAGATCAGGACGCACAAGCGTGTTCTCGACATCGTCGACCCCACCCCGCAAACGGTGGACGCGCTCATGAAGCTCGATCTCGCCGCTGGCGTGGATGTCGAGATCAAGCTCTAA
- the rplD gene encoding 50S ribosomal protein L4, with translation MKIDVTSFDGQAAGSIELSDDIFGLEPRTDLIHRMIRWQLAKRRAGTHAVKNRAEIARTGKKMYKQKGTGGARHGSARVPQFRGGGRAFGPQVRSHAHDLPKKVRQLALKHALSAKAKGGGIVVWEKAEIAEPKTKILAGGFAKSGLSNAIIIVGGELQNNFALAARNIPQIDVLPVEGVNVYDIIRREKLVLTRAAVDALEARLK, from the coding sequence GTGAAGATCGACGTCACGTCGTTCGACGGCCAGGCGGCCGGTTCGATCGAGCTTTCCGACGACATTTTCGGCCTGGAGCCGCGCACGGATCTCATCCACCGGATGATCCGCTGGCAGCTCGCCAAGCGCCGCGCTGGCACCCATGCGGTCAAGAACCGCGCGGAGATCGCCCGCACCGGCAAGAAAATGTACAAGCAGAAGGGCACCGGCGGCGCCCGTCACGGCTCCGCCCGCGTCCCGCAGTTCCGCGGCGGTGGCCGCGCCTTCGGTCCGCAGGTCCGCAGCCATGCGCATGACCTGCCCAAGAAGGTGCGCCAGCTCGCGCTGAAGCATGCGCTCTCGGCCAAGGCCAAGGGCGGCGGGATCGTTGTCTGGGAGAAGGCGGAAATCGCCGAGCCGAAGACGAAGATCCTCGCCGGCGGCTTCGCCAAGTCGGGCCTGTCGAACGCGATCATCATCGTCGGCGGTGAACTGCAGAACAATTTCGCGCTCGCCGCCCGCAACATCCCGCAGATCGACGTGTTGCCGGTCGAGGGCGTCAATGTTTACGACATTATCCGTCGCGAGAAGCTGGTTTTGACCCGCGCCGCGGTGGACGCGCTGGAGGCGCGCCTGAAATGA
- the rplC gene encoding 50S ribosomal protein L3, which yields MRSGVIAQKVGMTRVFTEAGEHVPVTVLKLDGCQVVAQRTMEKNGYTAVQLGIGRAKVKNVSKAERTRFAAAKVEPKLKLAEFRVNAEELLPIGAEITADHFVVGQFVDVTGTTTGKGFAGPMKRWGFGGLRATHGVSVSHRSHGSTGGRQDPGKTFKNKKMAGHMGVDRVTTQNLRVVQTDVERGLLLVEGAVPGTAGGWIFVRDAVKRALPKDAPQPGKFRLGDASAPAQEEKKED from the coding sequence ATGCGGTCGGGCGTCATCGCGCAAAAGGTCGGAATGACCCGCGTCTTCACAGAGGCGGGCGAGCATGTGCCGGTCACGGTGCTGAAGCTGGACGGTTGCCAAGTCGTCGCTCAGCGCACCATGGAGAAGAACGGCTACACCGCCGTTCAGCTCGGCATCGGCCGCGCCAAGGTGAAGAATGTCTCCAAGGCGGAGCGCACGCGCTTCGCCGCGGCGAAGGTTGAGCCGAAGCTGAAGCTCGCCGAGTTCCGTGTGAACGCGGAAGAGCTGCTGCCGATCGGCGCGGAAATCACGGCGGATCACTTCGTCGTCGGCCAGTTCGTCGATGTGACGGGCACCACGACGGGTAAGGGCTTCGCCGGTCCGATGAAGCGCTGGGGCTTCGGCGGTCTGCGCGCCACCCACGGCGTTTCGGTCTCGCATCGTTCGCATGGTTCGACCGGCGGCCGTCAGGACCCGGGCAAGACCTTCAAGAACAAGAAGATGGCCGGCCATATGGGCGTCGACCGCGTGACCACGCAGAATCTGCGTGTCGTGCAGACCGACGTCGAGCGCGGCCTGCTGCTCGTCGAAGGCGCCGTTCCCGGCACCGCCGGCGGCTGGATTTTCGTTCGCGACGCCGTGAAGCGCGCGCTGCCGAAGGACGCGCCCCAGCCGGGCAAGTTCCGTCTTGGCGACGCTTCGGCTCCCGCTCAAGAAGAAAAGAAGGAGGACTGA